The Amycolatopsis mongoliensis genome includes a window with the following:
- a CDS encoding cytochrome P450 — MTAPTDTPRLPFERPSVLEIAPLFEVLRRQGPVVEVTTPAGDPAWLVTGFEEVRAVFTDPRFGRSHPAPEEASALSDAAILSRPQGDHETEHAEHARMRKMLVPAFSANRIRRLAGHVQELADGCFAAMERARSGDEPVDLHEHLSFPLPVLVICELLGVPYEDRDTFRVLSERMGRMDIGSGADAALDEFAAYMGRLAAAKRRDPGQDVVSDMVRAQAEAPAFTDDDLARLAAGLLFAGHETTSNRIDLGVLYLLTDLTRRDALAADPEERTHGVVEEILRLSAPGGLGVLRYAHDDVDLGGVKVARGDAVVLALAAANRDASVFPAAGEFDPERKPNSHVSFAYGGWFCIGASLARTELRVVFGSLFRRFPGLRLAVPVEELTVRTNRVTGGVDRVPVLW, encoded by the coding sequence ATGACCGCGCCCACGGACACCCCGCGCCTGCCCTTCGAGCGGCCGAGCGTCCTGGAGATCGCCCCGCTCTTCGAGGTGCTGCGCCGGCAGGGCCCGGTCGTCGAGGTGACCACCCCGGCCGGCGACCCGGCCTGGCTGGTCACCGGGTTCGAGGAGGTCCGCGCGGTGTTCACCGACCCGCGCTTCGGCCGTTCGCACCCGGCGCCCGAAGAGGCGTCGGCCCTGTCGGACGCGGCGATCCTCAGCCGGCCGCAGGGCGACCACGAAACCGAGCACGCGGAGCACGCGCGGATGCGGAAGATGCTCGTGCCCGCGTTCTCCGCCAACCGGATCCGGCGGCTCGCCGGCCACGTCCAGGAGCTGGCCGACGGCTGCTTCGCCGCGATGGAGCGCGCCCGGAGCGGGGACGAGCCGGTCGACCTGCACGAGCACCTGTCGTTCCCGTTGCCGGTGCTGGTGATCTGCGAGCTGCTCGGCGTCCCGTACGAAGACCGCGACACGTTCCGGGTGCTGTCCGAGCGGATGGGCCGGATGGACATCGGTTCCGGCGCCGACGCGGCGCTCGACGAGTTCGCGGCGTACATGGGCCGGCTGGCGGCGGCCAAGCGGCGTGATCCCGGTCAGGACGTCGTCTCGGACATGGTCCGCGCGCAGGCCGAGGCCCCGGCGTTCACCGACGACGACCTCGCGCGGCTGGCCGCCGGCCTGCTGTTCGCCGGCCACGAGACGACGTCCAACCGGATCGACCTCGGCGTCCTGTACCTGCTCACCGACCTCACGCGGCGTGACGCGCTGGCCGCCGACCCCGAAGAGCGGACGCACGGCGTCGTCGAGGAGATCCTGCGGCTGTCTGCGCCGGGCGGGCTCGGCGTCCTGCGGTACGCGCACGACGACGTCGATCTCGGCGGGGTGAAGGTCGCCCGGGGCGACGCGGTCGTCCTGGCGCTGGCGGCGGCGAACCGGGACGCGTCGGTGTTCCCGGCCGCCGGCGAGTTCGACCCCGAGCGCAAGCCGAACTCGCACGTGTCGTTTGCTTACGGCGGCTGGTTCTGCATCGGCGCGAGTCTCGCCCGCACGGAGCTGCGCGTCGTGTTCGGCTCGCTGTTCCGGCGGTTCCCGGGGCTGCGGCTGGCGGTGCCGGTCGAGGAGCTGACGGTCCGGACGAACCGGGTCACCGGGGGAGTGGACCGCGTGCCGGTCCTCTGGTAG
- a CDS encoding Lrp/AsnC family transcriptional regulator — protein sequence MIRGVSSQDTPSRPAPPVLDDISRQIIAQLQEDGRRAYATIGKAVGLSEAAVRQRVQRLSDSGVIQIVAVSDPLQVGLFRQAMIAITVEGPLEPVGDALAEMDEIAYVILCAGRYDLLCEAVCADDEALLQLISTRIRALPGVRHAEAMVYLKLRKQTYQWGSR from the coding sequence ATGATCCGGGGCGTGAGCAGCCAGGACACCCCGAGCCGGCCCGCGCCGCCGGTGCTCGACGACATCTCGCGGCAGATCATCGCGCAGCTCCAGGAAGACGGCCGGCGTGCGTACGCGACGATCGGCAAGGCGGTCGGCCTGTCGGAGGCGGCCGTGCGGCAGCGGGTGCAGCGGCTGTCCGACTCCGGCGTCATCCAGATCGTCGCGGTCTCGGATCCCTTGCAGGTGGGGCTGTTCCGGCAGGCGATGATCGCGATCACCGTCGAGGGACCCCTCGAGCCGGTCGGCGACGCACTGGCCGAAATGGACGAAATCGCGTACGTGATCCTCTGCGCCGGGCGCTACGACCTGCTCTGCGAGGCCGTCTGCGCCGACGACGAGGCGTTGCTCCAGCTGATCTCGACGCGGATTCGCGCCCTGCCGGGCGTCCGGCACGCGGAGGCGATGGTCTACCTCAAGCTGCGGAAACAGACCTACCAGTGGGGCTCTCGCTGA
- a CDS encoding aspartate aminotransferase family protein, with translation MTTTAEPAPVDAAGLARTARSNLWMHFTRHSAYDETDVPVIVRGEGPYIWDARGKRYLDGLAGLFAVQVGHGREELAEAAARQTRQLAYFPLWGHAHPTAIELAERLAAASPGDLNRVFFTVSGGESVETAWKLAKQYFKLVGKPAKHKVISRALAYHGTSQGALSITGIPGAKADFEPLVPSTLRVPNTNFYRAPEHADDYEAYGRWAADRIEQAIEFEGADTVAAVFLEPVQNTGGCFVPPPGYFARVREICDKHDVLLVSDEVICAFGRVGYDFAAKRYGYQPDIITTAKGLTSGYAPLGAVLASERLMEPFTRGATTFMHGSTYGGHPVSCAVALANLDLISAEGLYDHVLGSEAAFRSTLDKLTDLPIVGDVRGAGFFYGIELVKDKATKETFSADESERVLRGFLSDALFEAGLYCRADDRAEPVVQLSPPLICGQAQFDEMEQILRDTLTQAWKLL, from the coding sequence ATGACCACTACCGCCGAACCCGCCCCGGTCGACGCCGCAGGCCTCGCCCGGACGGCCCGCAGCAACCTCTGGATGCACTTCACCCGCCACTCCGCCTACGACGAGACCGACGTCCCGGTGATCGTGCGCGGCGAAGGTCCCTACATCTGGGACGCCCGCGGGAAGCGCTATCTGGACGGGCTCGCCGGCCTGTTCGCGGTCCAGGTCGGCCACGGCCGCGAGGAACTCGCCGAGGCCGCCGCGCGGCAGACCAGGCAGCTCGCGTACTTCCCGCTGTGGGGTCACGCGCACCCGACGGCGATCGAGCTGGCCGAGCGGCTGGCCGCCGCGTCGCCCGGCGACCTGAACCGGGTGTTCTTCACGGTCAGCGGCGGCGAGTCGGTCGAGACGGCGTGGAAGCTCGCCAAGCAGTACTTCAAGCTCGTCGGCAAGCCCGCCAAGCACAAGGTGATCAGCCGCGCGCTGGCCTACCACGGGACGTCGCAGGGCGCGCTGTCGATCACCGGCATCCCCGGCGCGAAGGCCGATTTCGAGCCGCTCGTGCCGAGCACCCTGCGCGTGCCGAACACGAACTTCTACCGCGCGCCCGAGCACGCCGACGACTACGAGGCCTACGGGCGCTGGGCCGCCGACCGGATCGAGCAGGCCATCGAGTTCGAGGGCGCCGACACCGTCGCGGCGGTGTTCCTCGAACCCGTGCAGAACACCGGTGGCTGCTTCGTTCCGCCGCCGGGCTACTTCGCGCGGGTGCGGGAGATCTGCGACAAGCACGACGTCCTGCTCGTGTCCGACGAGGTGATCTGCGCGTTCGGCCGCGTCGGGTACGACTTCGCCGCCAAGCGCTACGGCTACCAGCCGGACATCATCACGACGGCGAAGGGCCTGACGTCCGGGTATGCGCCGCTGGGCGCGGTGCTGGCGAGCGAGCGCCTGATGGAGCCGTTCACCCGCGGCGCGACGACGTTCATGCACGGCTCGACCTACGGCGGGCACCCGGTGTCGTGCGCGGTCGCGCTGGCCAACCTCGACCTGATTTCCGCCGAGGGGCTGTACGACCACGTACTGGGCAGCGAGGCGGCGTTCCGGTCCACTTTGGACAAGCTGACCGATCTGCCGATCGTCGGGGACGTGCGGGGTGCCGGGTTCTTCTACGGCATCGAGCTGGTGAAGGACAAGGCGACCAAGGAGACGTTCAGCGCGGACGAGTCCGAGCGCGTGCTGCGCGGATTCCTGTCCGACGCGTTGTTCGAGGCCGGGCTGTACTGCCGGGCCGACGACCGGGCCGAGCCCGTCGTGCAGCTGTCGCCGCCGCTGATCTGTGGCCAGGCGCAGTTCGACGAGATGGAGCAGATCCTGCGCGACACGCTCACGCAGGCTTGGAAACTGCTGTAG
- a CDS encoding APC family permease, whose translation MPRTPAPPEAGTAPAPAGPRTLTRSIGVGGGTLLTLSCVTPASSLFVLVPPLFADLGTGTALAIALAVLLCVGIAFCYCELGTLVPSAGGEYAMVTTVANRFAGWLTFVLSFVVILVVPPIIAIGVAGYVAAVADIDPSIAGALVMLASTVMGLLNLRSNAWITGIFLVIEIVAIFVVSLLGFTHTTQSPAVLVEPSLGTGGIGLIGVVAGLAVALFVVQGFSTAVYLAEEMREPRRTVARTVFWTLGISALVILVPVVAVTLAVPDAAALAGVDLTALVTGWSTSAVGAAISLCIAAAIVNAVIVMVIQNSRVLYASARDQAWPAPVNRAMSVVSERFGAPWVATLVVGLSEAVLCFVPVDTLSGVTGVAVVALYLSVAAAALRARRAAHRKPHVWRMPAWPVVPVLAVAALAYVLVEQSALDLGITAGVLVVSALYWWGYLRRRPGRWVVTVPRE comes from the coding sequence ATGCCCCGCACTCCCGCCCCGCCCGAAGCCGGCACCGCCCCCGCGCCGGCCGGACCTCGCACGCTGACCCGGTCCATCGGCGTCGGCGGCGGCACGCTGCTGACGCTCAGCTGCGTGACGCCGGCGTCGTCGCTGTTCGTCCTCGTGCCCCCGCTGTTCGCCGACCTCGGCACCGGCACCGCGCTCGCCATCGCGCTCGCGGTGCTGCTCTGCGTGGGGATCGCCTTCTGCTACTGCGAGCTCGGCACGCTGGTGCCGAGCGCCGGCGGCGAATACGCGATGGTCACGACGGTGGCGAACCGGTTCGCCGGCTGGCTGACGTTCGTGCTGTCGTTCGTCGTCATCCTCGTCGTGCCGCCGATCATCGCGATCGGCGTCGCCGGCTACGTCGCCGCCGTCGCGGACATCGACCCGTCGATCGCCGGAGCGCTCGTGATGCTCGCGTCCACCGTGATGGGCCTGCTGAACCTGCGCTCCAACGCCTGGATCACCGGGATCTTCCTGGTCATCGAGATCGTCGCGATCTTCGTCGTGTCGCTGCTCGGGTTCACCCACACCACGCAGAGCCCGGCCGTGCTGGTCGAGCCGAGCCTCGGCACGGGCGGGATCGGCCTGATCGGCGTCGTCGCCGGGCTCGCCGTCGCACTGTTCGTCGTGCAGGGCTTCAGCACCGCCGTCTACCTCGCCGAGGAGATGCGCGAGCCGCGCAGGACCGTCGCTCGGACCGTCTTCTGGACGCTCGGGATCAGCGCCCTCGTCATCCTGGTGCCGGTCGTCGCGGTCACCCTCGCGGTGCCGGACGCGGCCGCGCTCGCCGGCGTCGACCTCACCGCGCTCGTCACCGGCTGGAGCACCTCCGCCGTCGGCGCCGCGATCAGTCTCTGCATCGCGGCGGCAATCGTGAACGCGGTGATCGTCATGGTCATCCAGAACTCGCGCGTGCTCTACGCGTCCGCGCGGGATCAGGCGTGGCCGGCGCCGGTGAACCGCGCGATGAGCGTGGTGAGCGAGCGGTTCGGCGCGCCATGGGTCGCGACCCTCGTGGTCGGGCTGTCCGAGGCCGTCCTCTGTTTCGTGCCGGTGGACACGCTCAGCGGCGTCACCGGGGTCGCCGTCGTCGCGCTCTACCTGAGCGTCGCGGCCGCCGCGCTTCGCGCCCGCCGGGCGGCGCACCGCAAACCGCACGTGTGGCGCATGCCGGCTTGGCCGGTGGTGCCGGTGCTCGCCGTCGCGGCGCTGGCCTACGTCCTGGTCGAGCAGAGCGCGCTCGACCTCGGCATCACCGCCGGGGTGCTGGTGGTGTCGGCGCTGTACTGGTGGGGCTACCTGCGCCGGCGGCCCGGGCGGTGGGTCGTGACGGTTCCGCGGGAGTAG